A single region of the Oreochromis niloticus isolate F11D_XX linkage group LG19, O_niloticus_UMD_NMBU, whole genome shotgun sequence genome encodes:
- the peli2 gene encoding E3 ubiquitin-protein ligase pellino homolog 2 isoform X2: MVRSGPGPRCFCICFRAHSTAKYNGSLPNGDRGRRKSRFALYKRIKPNGVSPSTVHVLNTPQASKAVSSKGQHSISYTLSRNHTVVVEYSHDKDTDMFQIGRSTESPIDFVVTDTIAGGQEGEETLITQSTISRFACRIVCERTPPYTARIYAAGFDTSKNIFLGEKAAKWKNPDGHMDGLTTNGVLVMHPKGGFTEESKPGVWREISVCGDVYTLRETRSAQTPGKLVENESNILQDGSLVDLCGATLLWRTAEGLFHTPTQKHLEALRQEINAARPQCPVGLNTLAFPSMHRSRALSSLEEKQPWVYLACGHVHGYHNWGHRSEQEANTERECPMCRVVGPYVPLWLGCEPAFYVDTGAPTYAFVPCGHVCSEKSVKYWSEIPLPHGTHAFHAACPFCATQLSPTQGYSKLIFQGPVD, encoded by the exons ATGGTACGTTCCGGCCCTGGTCCTCGCTGTTTTTGTATCTGCTTTAGAGCGCATTCAACCGCCAA GTACAATGGCTCCCTGCCCAACGGAGATCGCGGTAGACGGAAAAGCAGATTTGCCCTATACAAGAGAATCAAACCCAATGGTGTATCACCAAGCACTGTGCACGTCCTCAACACACCCCAGGCCAGTAAG GCCGTGAGCTCTAAAGGTCAGCACAGTATCTCCTACACGCTATCCAGGAACCATACCGTAGTGGTAGAGTACAGCCATGATAAAGACACAGACATGTTTCAG ATTGGGCGTTCTACTGAGAGTCCCATAGACTTTGTGGTGACTGATACAATAGCAGGGGGTCAAGAAGGCGAAGAGACTCTTATCACGCAGAGTACCATCTCTCGTTTTGCCTGCAGAATTGTCTGTGAACGTACCCCGCCCTACACCGCTCGCATCTATGCAGCCGGATTTGATACCTCCAAAAACATCTTCCTTGGG GAAAAAGCTGCAAAATGGAAAAACCCTGATGGTCACATGGACGGCTTAACAACCAATGGTGTGCTGGTAATGCACCCTAAGGGGGGATTCACTGAGGAGTCCAAGCCTGGCGTGTGGAGAGAGATCTCTGTTTGTGGTGATGTTTACACGTTGAGAGAGACCCGCTCAGCACAGACCCCAGGCAAACTG GTGGAGAATGAGAGCAATATTCTACAGGACGGCTCCCTGGTGGATCTGTGTGGAGCAACGTTGCTGTGGCGTACTGCCGAAGGCCTCTTCCACACTCCCACGCAAAAGCACCTGGAGGCACTCAGGCAGGAGATCAATGCAGCGCGCCCCCAGTGCCCTGTGGGTCTCAATACCCTCGCCTTCCCCAGCATGCACCGGAGCCGTGCCCTTTCATCTCTGGAAGAGAAGCAGCCTTGGGTGTACTTGGCATGCGGTCACGTGCACGGTTACCACAACTGGGGCCACCGTTCAGAGCAGGAGGCCAACACTGAGCGAGAGTGTCCCATGTGCCGGGTGGTGGGGCCCTACGTGCCACTGTGGCTGGGCTGCGAGCCGGCCTTCTACGTGGACACAGGTGCACCTACATACGCCTTCGTGCCATGCGGACACGTGTGTTCAGAGAAGTCGGTCAAGTACTGGTCAGAGATCCCTCTGCCCCACGGCACTCACGCCTTCCACGCAGCCTGCCCCTTTTGCGCCACCCAACTCAGCCCAACTCAGGGCTATTCCAAGCTAATCTTCCAAGGTCCGGTGGACTGA
- the peli2 gene encoding E3 ubiquitin-protein ligase pellino homolog 2 isoform X1, which translates to MFSLSQEEHCAPSIDLVKYGELVVLGYNGSLPNGDRGRRKSRFALYKRIKPNGVSPSTVHVLNTPQASKAVSSKGQHSISYTLSRNHTVVVEYSHDKDTDMFQIGRSTESPIDFVVTDTIAGGQEGEETLITQSTISRFACRIVCERTPPYTARIYAAGFDTSKNIFLGEKAAKWKNPDGHMDGLTTNGVLVMHPKGGFTEESKPGVWREISVCGDVYTLRETRSAQTPGKLVENESNILQDGSLVDLCGATLLWRTAEGLFHTPTQKHLEALRQEINAARPQCPVGLNTLAFPSMHRSRALSSLEEKQPWVYLACGHVHGYHNWGHRSEQEANTERECPMCRVVGPYVPLWLGCEPAFYVDTGAPTYAFVPCGHVCSEKSVKYWSEIPLPHGTHAFHAACPFCATQLSPTQGYSKLIFQGPVD; encoded by the exons ATGTTTTCGTTAAGCCAAGAGGAGCACTGCGCCCCATCCATAGACCTAGTGAAATACGGAGAGCTGGTGGTACTGGG GTACAATGGCTCCCTGCCCAACGGAGATCGCGGTAGACGGAAAAGCAGATTTGCCCTATACAAGAGAATCAAACCCAATGGTGTATCACCAAGCACTGTGCACGTCCTCAACACACCCCAGGCCAGTAAG GCCGTGAGCTCTAAAGGTCAGCACAGTATCTCCTACACGCTATCCAGGAACCATACCGTAGTGGTAGAGTACAGCCATGATAAAGACACAGACATGTTTCAG ATTGGGCGTTCTACTGAGAGTCCCATAGACTTTGTGGTGACTGATACAATAGCAGGGGGTCAAGAAGGCGAAGAGACTCTTATCACGCAGAGTACCATCTCTCGTTTTGCCTGCAGAATTGTCTGTGAACGTACCCCGCCCTACACCGCTCGCATCTATGCAGCCGGATTTGATACCTCCAAAAACATCTTCCTTGGG GAAAAAGCTGCAAAATGGAAAAACCCTGATGGTCACATGGACGGCTTAACAACCAATGGTGTGCTGGTAATGCACCCTAAGGGGGGATTCACTGAGGAGTCCAAGCCTGGCGTGTGGAGAGAGATCTCTGTTTGTGGTGATGTTTACACGTTGAGAGAGACCCGCTCAGCACAGACCCCAGGCAAACTG GTGGAGAATGAGAGCAATATTCTACAGGACGGCTCCCTGGTGGATCTGTGTGGAGCAACGTTGCTGTGGCGTACTGCCGAAGGCCTCTTCCACACTCCCACGCAAAAGCACCTGGAGGCACTCAGGCAGGAGATCAATGCAGCGCGCCCCCAGTGCCCTGTGGGTCTCAATACCCTCGCCTTCCCCAGCATGCACCGGAGCCGTGCCCTTTCATCTCTGGAAGAGAAGCAGCCTTGGGTGTACTTGGCATGCGGTCACGTGCACGGTTACCACAACTGGGGCCACCGTTCAGAGCAGGAGGCCAACACTGAGCGAGAGTGTCCCATGTGCCGGGTGGTGGGGCCCTACGTGCCACTGTGGCTGGGCTGCGAGCCGGCCTTCTACGTGGACACAGGTGCACCTACATACGCCTTCGTGCCATGCGGACACGTGTGTTCAGAGAAGTCGGTCAAGTACTGGTCAGAGATCCCTCTGCCCCACGGCACTCACGCCTTCCACGCAGCCTGCCCCTTTTGCGCCACCCAACTCAGCCCAACTCAGGGCTATTCCAAGCTAATCTTCCAAGGTCCGGTGGACTGA